The uncultured Desulfuromonas sp. genome has a segment encoding these proteins:
- a CDS encoding 2-oxoacid:acceptor oxidoreductase subunit alpha — MQRINIVLGGQAGQGVNTVERILIRAFKQSGYHVYATKEYMSRVRGGLNTITISVGSTPIRSYREQIDLLIPFTTGVIDWVKPRLNPHTMILGNEAFLDREAPTDNIFALDWDEQDETAFKKELNTVCAGMVTALFDVDQNLVEELVTTAFADKPQTLIDKNIAALHYGWRQGERLKEKQKAPFALPVDDTVKDQTLINGSEAVAIGALSGGCNALSFYPMSPSTAVAVFLSQQAPDFDLVVEQFEDEIAAAGACIGTWYAGGRGMVTTSGGGFALMEELISLSGMSETPFVLHLAQRPGPATGLPTRTAQGDLNLVLHAGHGDFPRTIFAPKDIEEAVQLSARAFAMADKFQTPSFILTDEYFVDTYYNSDQVALPEMVPLQVVESPADYQRYQLTQSGISPRAIPGHGQGVVIANGNEHDEYGDTTEEMTLSAAMPEKRMRKQQQMIEEALQPTLIGSSDFTTLVIGWGSTYNTLKDAVESMAIPGLALLHFSQVYPLPTTVAAYLNQAERIIAVEQNFTGQFADLLQRDYDCRIKQRILKYDGRALSCEHLCAQLKTLLKGGDHE; from the coding sequence ATGCAACGGATCAACATTGTCCTTGGCGGTCAGGCCGGCCAGGGCGTCAACACGGTAGAACGAATCCTCATCCGTGCGTTCAAACAATCCGGTTATCACGTCTACGCCACCAAAGAATACATGTCCCGCGTGCGTGGCGGACTCAACACCATCACCATCAGCGTCGGCTCGACCCCCATTCGCAGTTATCGTGAGCAGATCGACCTACTGATCCCGTTTACCACCGGTGTCATCGACTGGGTCAAGCCGCGGCTGAATCCACACACCATGATTCTCGGCAATGAGGCGTTTCTCGATCGTGAAGCGCCCACAGACAACATCTTTGCCCTGGACTGGGATGAACAGGACGAGACGGCCTTTAAAAAAGAGTTGAACACCGTCTGTGCCGGGATGGTCACCGCTCTGTTTGACGTCGACCAAAACCTTGTTGAGGAATTAGTTACAACAGCCTTCGCCGATAAGCCGCAAACGCTCATCGACAAAAACATCGCGGCGTTGCACTACGGCTGGCGTCAAGGAGAACGCCTTAAAGAGAAGCAAAAAGCTCCCTTTGCCCTGCCCGTTGATGACACCGTCAAAGACCAGACGTTGATCAACGGCAGTGAAGCCGTGGCGATCGGAGCCTTAAGCGGCGGTTGCAATGCCCTGTCCTTCTATCCCATGTCACCCTCGACGGCGGTTGCGGTTTTTCTCAGTCAACAAGCGCCCGATTTCGACCTGGTGGTCGAACAGTTCGAAGATGAAATTGCCGCGGCCGGAGCCTGTATCGGCACCTGGTATGCCGGAGGACGCGGTATGGTGACCACCTCCGGTGGCGGGTTTGCCCTGATGGAAGAACTCATCAGTTTATCCGGGATGTCGGAAACGCCTTTTGTCCTGCATCTGGCGCAACGTCCCGGTCCGGCGACCGGGCTGCCCACCCGCACCGCCCAAGGCGATCTGAATCTGGTGCTCCACGCCGGGCACGGCGATTTTCCACGCACCATCTTCGCGCCCAAAGACATCGAAGAAGCCGTCCAGTTATCAGCACGAGCCTTTGCCATGGCTGACAAATTTCAGACCCCCAGCTTCATTCTCACCGATGAATATTTCGTCGACACCTATTACAACAGCGATCAGGTGGCTCTGCCGGAAATGGTGCCGCTGCAGGTGGTTGAATCACCAGCGGATTATCAACGGTATCAATTAACGCAGAGCGGCATTTCACCACGAGCCATTCCCGGACACGGTCAGGGCGTGGTTATCGCCAACGGCAACGAACACGATGAGTACGGTGACACCACCGAAGAGATGACCTTAAGCGCGGCGATGCCGGAAAAACGGATGCGCAAGCAACAACAGATGATCGAGGAAGCGTTGCAACCGACACTGATCGGCAGCAGCGATTTCACCACATTGGTCATCGGCTGGGGGTCGACCTACAACACCCTCAAAGATGCCGTTGAATCCATGGCCATTCCCGGTCTCGCCCTGCTCCACTTCAGTCAGGTCTATCCGTTGCCGACAACCGTCGCCGCTTACCTGAACCAGGCGGAGCGGATTATTGCCGTGGAGCAAAACTTTACCGGTCAATTTGCCGATCTGTTGCAGCGTGATTACGACTGTCGCATTAAACAACGGATTCTCAAATATGATGGCCGTGCCCTGTCCTGCGAACACCTGTGCGCGCAACTGAAAACCCTGCTGAAAGGAGGCGACCATGAGTAA